The proteins below come from a single Campylobacter sp. MG1 genomic window:
- a CDS encoding 5-oxoprolinase subunit PxpA yields MRIDFNSDLAEGLGVENDIMPIISSANISCALHAGSVNDTYNALLLAKKYGVRVGAHPSFDDRLNFGRTNVNLNLDDLKALLFYQLGAFKQLCDLVGVKMSYVKPHGALYNMACVDYDLAKNIVKIVKSFDSSLLLMGLSNSNLIKACDDYGLGSISEVFADRRYQDNGMLVPRTQQNALIVDEDEAILQVINMVKHSYVISENNNKIYIKAESICIHGDGEKALEFAKKIKLVLNLQE; encoded by the coding sequence GTGAGAATTGATTTTAATAGTGATTTAGCAGAGGGTTTAGGCGTAGAAAACGATATTATGCCTATTATTAGTTCAGCTAATATTTCGTGTGCTTTGCATGCTGGTAGCGTTAATGATACTTATAATGCTTTGTTATTAGCGAAAAAATACGGCGTAAGAGTTGGAGCTCATCCTAGTTTTGATGATAGATTAAATTTTGGTAGGACTAATGTAAATTTAAATTTAGATGATTTAAAGGCATTGTTGTTTTATCAATTAGGAGCATTTAAGCAATTATGCGATTTAGTTGGCGTGAAAATGAGCTATGTAAAACCGCATGGAGCCTTATACAATATGGCTTGTGTTGATTATGATTTGGCAAAAAATATAGTAAAAATTGTTAAAAGTTTTGACAGCTCATTGTTACTAATGGGACTTAGTAATTCAAATTTAATAAAAGCTTGTGATGATTATGGATTAGGAAGCATTAGCGAAGTTTTTGCTGATAGAAGATATCAAGATAATGGAATGTTAGTTCCTAGAACACAGCAAAATGCTTTAATAGTAGATGAAGATGAAGCTATTTTACAGGTTATTAATATGGTAAAACATTCTTATGTAATCAGTGAAAATAATAATAAAATTTACATAAAAGCCGAAAGTATTTGCATACACGGAGATGGTGAAAAAGCATTAGAATTTGCTAAAAAAATTAAATTGGTTTTAAATTTACAAGAATAA
- the dnaJ gene encoding molecular chaperone DnaJ, with product MRDFYKILGVNKNASYDEIKSAYRKLALKYHPDRNQGNKDAEEKFKEINVAYEVLSDSEKRAKYDRFGEEGLNANSGFSNGFSGFANFSDIFNDIFGGGFGASEDDEIDDDLFITLDLDFKEAIFGCKKQVSYTYKSSCEKCAGTGSASKKPETCPKCKGRGKIAIRQGFFQMVSTCDSCKGKGTIIKDKCSNCNGTGSINKNEKVDITIPEGVDNGVTLRCNSKGNERDNKQRSDLYVKLRVRKDDKFIRKGNDIYIDIPILFTQAALGSTIKVPTIRGWKEIKIPLGLSDKELVKIKGEGVKDPHTRQIGNQYVQLSIKYPNHINDEQIELLKKLNESFGIKNDSNVEQQGIFDTIKSWFK from the coding sequence ATGCGTGATTTTTATAAAATTCTTGGTGTTAATAAGAACGCTAGTTATGATGAAATAAAATCAGCCTATAGAAAACTAGCACTAAAATATCACCCTGATAGAAACCAAGGAAATAAAGATGCTGAAGAAAAATTTAAAGAAATAAATGTAGCATATGAAGTTTTAAGTGATAGTGAAAAAAGAGCTAAATATGATAGATTTGGTGAAGAAGGCTTAAATGCTAATTCTGGTTTTAGCAATGGGTTTAGTGGATTTGCAAATTTTAGCGATATTTTTAATGATATTTTCGGTGGCGGATTTGGAGCTAGCGAAGATGATGAAATTGATGATGACTTATTTATAACACTAGATTTAGACTTTAAAGAAGCGATATTTGGTTGCAAAAAGCAAGTTTCATATACCTACAAATCATCTTGCGAAAAATGTGCTGGGACTGGTTCAGCTAGTAAAAAACCTGAAACATGCCCTAAATGTAAAGGTCGTGGAAAAATTGCAATTAGACAAGGATTTTTTCAAATGGTTAGCACCTGTGATTCTTGTAAAGGCAAAGGTACTATTATAAAAGATAAATGTAGTAATTGTAATGGAACAGGTTCTATAAATAAAAATGAAAAAGTAGATATAACAATACCAGAAGGAGTTGATAACGGAGTAACTCTTAGATGTAATTCAAAGGGTAATGAAAGAGATAATAAACAACGCTCCGATTTATATGTAAAACTAAGAGTTAGAAAAGATGATAAATTTATTAGAAAAGGTAATGATATTTATATAGATATTCCTATATTATTCACTCAAGCTGCATTAGGTTCAACAATAAAAGTTCCTACAATAAGGGGTTGGAAGGAGATTAAAATTCCATTAGGACTAAGCGATAAAGAATTAGTGAAAATAAAAGGAGAAGGTGTAAAAGATCCACATACAAGACAAATAGGTAATCAATATGTGCAATTAAGCATTAAATATCCTAATCATATAAATGATGAACAAATAGAATTGTTAAAAAAACTAAATGAGAGTTTTGGCATAAAAAACGATTCTAATGTAGAACAACAAGGTATATTTGATACAATTAAATCGTGGTTTAAATAA
- a CDS encoding autotransporter outer membrane beta-barrel domain-containing protein — MTFNTVSLDKVKQNKTGILASLELGKRFDMDKFYLEPSVEAIVDYTPSVKVENDKIAINTKSSTNLHFKPALVAGLNINDNANLRFGAGYIIDVNKPKNTTITVKNSKVKEIIKGERDNKFYLNLGGSYKFNDNLRLNLGYERTFGADFNIDN, encoded by the coding sequence ATGACTTTTAATACAGTAAGTTTAGACAAAGTAAAACAAAACAAAACAGGAATTTTAGCGAGTTTAGAGCTTGGAAAAAGATTTGATATGGATAAATTTTATTTAGAGCCTAGTGTTGAAGCTATCGTTGATTATACCCCATCTGTAAAAGTAGAAAATGATAAAATTGCTATTAATACAAAATCAAGCACAAATTTACATTTCAAACCAGCTCTAGTAGCAGGTTTAAATATAAATGATAATGCAAATTTAAGATTTGGTGCAGGATATATAATTGATGTTAATAAGCCAAAAAATACCACAATAACAGTTAAAAATTCAAAAGTAAAAGAAATAATTAAAGGTGAAAGAGATAACAAATTTTATCTTAACTTAGGTGGAAGTTATAAATTTAATGATAACTTAAGATTAAATCTTGGTTATGAAAGAACTTTCGGAGCTGATTTTAATATTGACAATTAA
- a CDS encoding NRAMP family divalent metal transporter, with amino-acid sequence MNKKNAILGAAFLTATSAVGPGFLTQTATFTQNLGASFAFIILIAIFMHIVVQFNIWRVIAVSKLKAQDIANKVCFGVGYFLSFLIILGGLAFNIGNVAGAGLGINTIFGISPILGACISALIAVAIFINKDAGGYMDKFAKLLGGFLIIMIFYIVFESNPPLGKAAKELISPSNFDAFTLVTLVGGTVGGYITFSGAHRLVDAGICGKENLSEVNKSATSGIIIANIIRIFLFLAVLGVVSLGVKLEPSNPALTPFEHALGNLGLILFGLVIWAASITSVVGCAYTSVSFITSFHPSIKKNENLIIIIFIIFSTLVFATIGKPVEILVLVGTLNGLILPIALFVILIAAYKKDIVGDYKHSKILAILGFVITIAMAILSFITIKDYLLQL; translated from the coding sequence TTGAATAAAAAGAATGCTATTTTAGGTGCGGCGTTTTTAACCGCTACATCAGCTGTTGGACCTGGATTTTTGACACAAACGGCTACTTTTACGCAGAATTTAGGTGCTAGTTTTGCATTTATAATATTAATTGCAATTTTTATGCATATAGTTGTGCAGTTTAATATTTGGAGAGTAATAGCTGTAAGTAAGTTAAAAGCACAAGATATTGCTAATAAAGTTTGTTTTGGCGTTGGATATTTTTTGTCGTTTTTAATTATTTTAGGTGGTTTAGCATTTAATATTGGAAATGTTGCAGGAGCTGGTTTAGGTATTAATACTATTTTTGGAATTTCTCCTATTTTAGGTGCTTGCATAAGTGCTTTAATAGCTGTAGCAATTTTTATAAACAAAGATGCTGGTGGATATATGGATAAATTTGCTAAATTATTAGGTGGATTTTTAATTATTATGATTTTTTACATAGTTTTTGAATCTAATCCACCATTAGGTAAGGCAGCAAAGGAATTAATATCACCATCTAATTTTGATGCTTTTACATTAGTTACATTAGTAGGTGGAACTGTTGGTGGATATATTACTTTTTCAGGAGCACATAGATTAGTGGATGCTGGAATTTGTGGTAAGGAAAATTTAAGTGAAGTTAATAAAAGTGCTACAAGTGGAATAATCATAGCAAATATTATTAGAATATTTTTATTCTTAGCTGTTTTAGGAGTTGTTAGTTTAGGTGTTAAATTAGAGCCTAGCAATCCAGCATTAACACCGTTTGAACATGCATTAGGAAATTTAGGTTTAATATTGTTTGGATTAGTTATATGGGCTGCTTCAATCACTTCTGTTGTTGGTTGTGCTTATACTTCAGTTAGTTTTATTACAAGTTTTCATCCAAGTATTAAGAAGAATGAAAATTTAATAATTATAATATTTATAATTTTTTCTACCCTAGTATTTGCAACTATAGGAAAGCCTGTTGAAATTTTAGTTTTAGTTGGAACGTTAAATGGATTAATATTACCAATAGCTTTATTTGTGATATTGATAGCGGCATATAAAAAGGATATAGTTGGGGATTATAAACACTCTAAAATATTAGCTATATTAGGATTTGTAATTACAATAGCAATGGCTATTTTAAGTTTTATTACTATTAAAGATTATTTACTTCAATTATAA
- a CDS encoding BCCT family transporter yields the protein MKIKTSFNSAVFIPSIIFIIILALFSIFIPKETSEILGKLRQLNFNNFSWFYVLSVSFFVGFMLLLALSKFGNIKLGTQDDEPRFSFLSWLSMLFAAGMGVGLMYFGVAEPLIHKKSLITNDDNAMIHTLFHWGIHPWSIYGVCALAMAYFGFRYKMPLSLRSAFYPFLKDKIYGFWGHIIDILALVVTVFGISTTLGYSASQLNAGMVKLGFLSNDGYLEQVIIICVIVLISTISSISGVGKGVKKLSEINLFLAFILMLFVLFSGNTVRLLSDFSSNLGNYFSSIVELSFKTYVYEENQISWFNSWTVFYWAWWLSWAPFVGFFIAKISRGRTIREFIFGVLIVPTTFNILWFSIFGNSALSLDINNILSSLSSSPEKLLFEFLGLLPFAKISSLVALLVLAIFFITSADSGILVLNSIASGGKDKDIKWQNILWGISLVILSSSLLYSGGLGAILSVTMLVALPFALLMVIMCFSTLKGLIVDDRYFNTDLTNSSVYWSGEYWEKRLDTILHQPQEKDIKNFINTKVKNAMKQVKDKLDEYGLISYVEESDNNIKFIIEKELSKDFIYGVSMVKKEVNKILLDDEKLPNHSKKIIYEPITFFGDSRVGYNIKYMNTKEIIVDILKQYERYLNLIDDCSNDIFVQDYKNN from the coding sequence ATGAAAATTAAAACGAGTTTTAATTCAGCGGTTTTTATACCTAGTATTATTTTTATAATTATACTTGCATTATTTAGTATATTCATACCAAAAGAAACTAGCGAAATTTTAGGAAAATTAAGACAATTAAATTTTAATAATTTTTCTTGGTTTTATGTTTTAAGCGTTAGTTTTTTTGTAGGTTTCATGCTTTTATTAGCATTATCTAAATTTGGCAACATAAAATTAGGCACTCAAGATGATGAACCTAGATTTTCTTTTTTGTCATGGCTTTCAATGCTTTTTGCAGCAGGTATGGGCGTAGGCCTTATGTATTTTGGGGTTGCTGAGCCATTAATTCATAAAAAATCTTTAATAACTAATGATGATAATGCAATGATTCATACATTGTTTCATTGGGGAATTCATCCTTGGTCAATTTATGGAGTGTGTGCTTTAGCTATGGCATATTTTGGTTTTAGATATAAAATGCCATTATCATTAAGAAGTGCATTTTATCCTTTTTTAAAAGATAAAATTTATGGTTTTTGGGGACATATTATAGATATTTTAGCATTGGTTGTAACTGTCTTTGGTATAAGCACAACTTTAGGATATTCAGCATCACAGCTTAATGCAGGTATGGTAAAACTTGGATTTTTAAGCAATGATGGATATTTAGAACAAGTCATTATTATTTGTGTAATAGTTTTAATTTCTACAATATCATCTATTAGTGGTGTTGGAAAAGGTGTAAAAAAATTAAGTGAAATAAATTTATTTTTAGCATTTATTTTAATGCTTTTTGTTTTATTTAGCGGTAATACGGTCAGGCTTTTATCAGATTTTAGTTCAAATTTAGGGAATTATTTTTCAAGTATAGTTGAGTTAAGTTTTAAAACCTATGTATATGAGGAAAATCAAATTTCATGGTTTAATTCTTGGACTGTATTTTATTGGGCTTGGTGGCTTAGTTGGGCACCTTTTGTTGGATTTTTTATAGCAAAAATTTCTCGTGGTAGAACTATTAGGGAATTTATTTTTGGGGTATTAATAGTTCCTACTACCTTTAATATTTTATGGTTTAGTATATTTGGTAATTCAGCATTGTCACTAGATATTAATAATATTCTTAGTTCTTTATCATCAAGTCCAGAAAAATTATTATTTGAGTTTTTAGGATTGTTACCATTTGCAAAAATTAGTAGTTTGGTAGCATTGTTAGTTTTGGCAATATTTTTTATAACTTCAGCAGATAGTGGTATTTTAGTATTAAATTCAATAGCGAGTGGTGGAAAAGATAAGGATATTAAATGGCAAAATATTTTATGGGGAATTAGCTTAGTTATTTTATCATCATCTTTACTTTATTCAGGTGGATTAGGGGCTATATTGAGTGTTACAATGTTAGTTGCATTACCATTTGCTTTGTTAATGGTGATTATGTGTTTTAGTACTTTAAAGGGATTAATAGTTGATGATAGATATTTTAATACAGATTTAACTAATTCTAGCGTATATTGGTCAGGTGAATATTGGGAAAAAAGACTTGATACAATTTTGCATCAACCACAAGAAAAAGATATTAAAAATTTTATAAATACTAAAGTAAAAAATGCAATGAAACAAGTAAAAGATAAATTAGATGAATATGGTTTAATATCTTATGTAGAAGAAAGCGATAATAATATTAAATTTATTATAGAAAAAGAATTATCTAAAGATTTTATATATGGTGTTAGTATGGTAAAAAAAGAAGTAAATAAAATTTTATTAGATGATGAAAAATTACCTAATCATTCTAAAAAAATAATTTATGAACCTATAACTTTTTTTGGTGATAGTAGGGTAGGTTATAATATTAAATATATGAACACTAAAGAAATCATTGTGGATATTTTAAAACAATATGAAAGATATTTAAATTTAATTGATGATTGTAGTAATGATATTTTCGTTCAAGATTATAAAAACAATTAA
- the pxpB gene encoding 5-oxoprolinase subunit PxpB, with protein sequence MFNEFVITSETTLTLYSSSKISIEQQKICWSFERLAKSLDNVLNVVVGMNTICVYTNDVNYKELCKLKLHLDSLYKETKPIELDGKLIEIPVDYGGELGFDLLNLAKLKKLSIKEVVDIHTKPIYTVYFIGFLPGFAYLGGLDNILNTPRLSIPRTKIPAGSVGIGGAQTGIYPLEAPGGWNIIGNTSVKLFDINKEQPSLLKAGDRLKFVVNSIKESL encoded by the coding sequence ATGTTTAATGAATTTGTAATTACTAGTGAAACTACATTGACTTTATATTCTAGCTCTAAAATTTCTATAGAGCAACAAAAAATATGCTGGTCTTTTGAGCGTTTAGCAAAAAGTTTAGATAATGTTTTAAATGTTGTAGTTGGTATGAATACTATTTGCGTATATACAAATGATGTTAATTATAAAGAATTGTGTAAATTAAAATTGCATTTAGATTCTTTATATAAAGAAACAAAGCCTATTGAACTTGATGGAAAATTAATAGAAATTCCAGTGGATTATGGTGGGGAATTAGGTTTTGACTTATTAAATTTAGCAAAATTAAAAAAATTAAGTATAAAAGAAGTTGTTGATATACATACTAAGCCAATTTATACTGTGTATTTTATAGGATTTTTACCGGGGTTTGCGTATTTAGGTGGATTAGATAATATTTTAAATACTCCAAGACTTAGTATTCCAAGAACAAAAATTCCAGCTGGTTCAGTAGGAATAGGTGGTGCACAAACTGGTATTTATCCATTAGAAGCCCCTGGTGGTTGGAATATTATAGGTAATACTAGTGTAAAATTATTTGATATAAATAAAGAGCAACCTAGTTTATTAAAAGCTGGTGATAGGCTTAAATTTGTGGTAAATAGTATAAAGGAAAGCTTATGA
- the infC gene encoding translation initiation factor IF-3 — protein MSKEKDVLLNEEIDLVEVRCIGDDGTQYGIISSDEANQIAANLGLDLVLIAKDAKPPVCKIVDYSKLCYQQEKKLKDAKKKQKVIEVKEIKLSVKIAQNDINYKVKHAIDFLKSGKHVKFRVFLKGRELSNPQLGDELLLKIYQDISEIANMDKEPVLEGKYVSMLCTPKATKK, from the coding sequence TTGAGTAAAGAAAAAGATGTATTGTTAAATGAAGAAATAGATTTAGTAGAGGTTAGATGTATAGGTGATGATGGCACTCAGTATGGAATAATTAGCAGTGATGAGGCAAATCAAATTGCTGCTAATTTAGGACTTGATTTAGTATTAATCGCAAAAGATGCTAAGCCACCTGTTTGTAAAATTGTTGACTATAGTAAATTATGCTATCAACAAGAAAAAAAGCTAAAAGATGCTAAGAAAAAACAAAAAGTAATTGAAGTTAAAGAAATTAAACTTTCTGTAAAAATAGCTCAAAATGATATTAACTATAAAGTTAAACACGCTATTGATTTTCTAAAATCAGGAAAGCATGTTAAATTTAGAGTATTTTTAAAGGGTCGTGAATTAAGCAATCCACAATTAGGTGATGAATTACTTTTGAAAATATATCAAGATATTAGTGAAATTGCTAATATGGACAAAGAGCCTGTTTTAGAAGGAAAGTATGTGAGTATGCTTTGCACTCCAAAAGCCACTAAAAAATAG
- the thrS gene encoding threonine--tRNA ligase, which translates to MEIIGYYDKDKNIYDTLSTDGAGLEPIFYDDSPMALEIIRHSCAHLLAEAITQLYKNAKFFVGPCVDEGFYYDFKVDEKISEEDLKVIEDKMKELAKKGSPMIKNTMSYEAACEKFKNDELKQAVLSRLSGEISTYSQGEFTDLCRGPHLPHTKMLKNFKLTKLAGAYLGGDEKNEMLVRIYGIAFATKEALKDYLTMIEEAKKRDHRKLGNDLKLFTFSEQIGGGLPLWLKNGARVRNKLEHILYKAHRVRFYEPVRGPELLNSSVWKTSGHYANYKENMYFTRIDEQEYGIKPMNCVGHVFCYKSEGRSYKDLPIKFFEYGMVHRHEMSGALHGLLRVREFTQDDSHIFCMPSQIKTLVKEILDFAKKIMVTFGFEWELEISTKPEKSIGSDEIWEVATKALMEALDEEGIKYGVDEGGGAFYGPKIDIKILDALKRKWQCGTIQVDFNLPERFELEYTDENNEKKRPVMLHRALLGSFERFLGILLEHTAGELPFFIAPIQVMILPVGEKHIEYSKALQKELLELGVDADINEKNDTLGKKIRNAEMLKVPYIAVIGDEEINNNQVALRDRRAKQQSTLTMEEFLKLIKEKQNEVVF; encoded by the coding sequence ATGGAAATAATAGGATATTACGATAAAGATAAAAATATTTATGATACTTTAAGCACTGATGGAGCAGGACTTGAGCCAATTTTCTATGATGATAGTCCTATGGCACTTGAAATCATTCGCCATAGCTGTGCTCACCTTTTAGCTGAAGCTATTACACAATTATATAAAAATGCTAAATTTTTCGTAGGACCTTGCGTTGATGAAGGTTTTTATTATGATTTTAAAGTAGATGAAAAAATCAGCGAAGAAGATTTAAAAGTAATTGAAGATAAAATGAAAGAGCTTGCAAAAAAAGGCTCTCCTATGATAAAAAATACAATGAGCTATGAAGCTGCTTGTGAAAAGTTTAAAAATGATGAATTAAAACAAGCAGTTTTAAGTCGTTTAAGTGGAGAAATTAGCACATATTCTCAAGGTGAATTTACCGACCTATGTCGTGGGCCACATTTACCACACACTAAAATGCTTAAGAATTTTAAATTAACAAAATTAGCAGGTGCTTATTTAGGCGGCGATGAAAAAAATGAAATGCTAGTTAGAATTTATGGTATCGCATTTGCAACAAAAGAAGCTTTAAAAGACTATCTAACAATGATAGAAGAAGCTAAAAAAAGAGACCATAGAAAACTAGGAAATGATTTAAAATTATTCACATTTAGCGAACAAATTGGTGGCGGCTTACCATTATGGCTTAAAAATGGTGCAAGAGTTAGAAATAAATTAGAGCATATTTTATATAAAGCTCATAGGGTTAGATTTTATGAGCCTGTTCGTGGCCCTGAATTACTAAATTCTAGCGTTTGGAAAACAAGCGGACATTATGCAAACTATAAAGAAAATATGTATTTTACTAGAATTGATGAGCAAGAATACGGAATAAAACCAATGAACTGCGTAGGACATGTATTCTGCTATAAAAGTGAAGGTAGAAGTTATAAAGATTTGCCTATTAAATTCTTTGAATACGGAATGGTTCATCGCCATGAAATGAGTGGGGCTTTACACGGGCTTTTAAGAGTTCGTGAATTTACTCAAGATGATAGCCATATTTTCTGTATGCCAAGTCAAATAAAAACCTTAGTAAAAGAGATTTTAGATTTTGCTAAAAAAATTATGGTAACTTTTGGATTTGAATGGGAACTAGAAATCTCAACAAAACCTGAAAAATCAATAGGAAGTGATGAGATTTGGGAAGTTGCTACAAAAGCTTTAATGGAAGCTTTAGATGAAGAAGGTATTAAATACGGAGTTGATGAAGGTGGTGGAGCTTTCTATGGTCCAAAAATTGATATTAAAATCCTAGACGCACTTAAACGCAAATGGCAATGTGGAACTATTCAAGTAGATTTTAACCTACCTGAAAGATTTGAGCTTGAATATACAGATGAAAACAATGAGAAAAAACGCCCTGTAATGCTTCATCGTGCTTTACTTGGAAGTTTTGAAAGATTTTTAGGCATATTGCTTGAACATACAGCAGGAGAATTACCATTCTTTATAGCTCCAATTCAAGTTATGATTTTACCAGTAGGTGAAAAGCATATTGAGTATTCAAAAGCATTACAAAAAGAATTATTAGAGCTTGGAGTTGATGCTGATATTAATGAGAAAAACGATACTTTAGGTAAAAAGATAAGAAATGCAGAAATGTTAAAAGTGCCTTATATAGCAGTAATCGGAGATGAAGAAATAAACAATAATCAAGTAGCTTTAAGAGATAGAAGAGCTAAACAACAATCAACACTTACAATGGAGGAATTTTTGAAACTAATTAAAGAAAAACAAAACGAGGTAGTATTTTGA
- a CDS encoding response regulator transcription factor yields the protein MINVIMIEDDVQYAELITEFLSQVNINVTNFSNPAEGLQEEISNYDCMILDLTLPGTDGLEVCKEIRKKSDIPIIISSARSDLSDKVLGLGLGADDYLSKPYKPQEMQARIASLVRRYKKGLLPIEEEIDTLFKVEHEKHEIYYNNETLSLTPAEYDILSYLVKRHGFSVSREELALNCKSLREKDSKSLDVIIGRLRAKIGDSSKEPKHIFSVRGIGYRLLG from the coding sequence ATGATTAATGTAATTATGATTGAAGATGATGTGCAGTATGCAGAGTTAATTACAGAATTTTTAAGTCAGGTTAATATCAATGTAACTAATTTTTCAAATCCAGCCGAAGGTTTGCAAGAAGAAATTAGTAATTATGATTGTATGATATTGGACCTTACATTGCCTGGTACGGATGGTCTTGAAGTTTGTAAAGAGATTCGTAAAAAATCAGATATCCCTATTATTATTTCAAGTGCTAGAAGTGATTTAAGCGATAAAGTTTTAGGACTTGGTCTTGGTGCTGATGATTATTTATCAAAACCTTATAAACCACAAGAAATGCAAGCAAGGATAGCATCTTTAGTTAGAAGATATAAAAAAGGTTTATTGCCTATAGAAGAAGAAATAGATACATTATTCAAAGTTGAGCATGAAAAACATGAAATTTATTACAATAATGAAACATTAAGTCTAACACCAGCTGAATATGATATTTTAAGTTATTTAGTAAAAAGGCATGGATTTTCAGTTTCTCGTGAAGAACTAGCACTTAATTGTAAATCTTTAAGGGAAAAAGATAGTAAAAGCTTAGATGTAATAATTGGAAGATTAAGGGCAAAAATAGGAGATAGTTCTAAAGAACCTAAGCATATTTTTTCAGTTCGTGGAATAGGTTATAGATTGCTTGGTTAA
- a CDS encoding biotin-dependent carboxyltransferase family protein, which produces MRINKISAIASIQDLGRKNYKQYGVNESGALDKWSFMLGNVLVGNEPNTPAIEIILGGIEIYCDKPMTFCISGANYEAFIDEKPIHNNYRLRIEAGKTLRLVRAMSGMCAYICCYGGFKADFVLDSYSTNFVAGFGGYGGRALKIGDEVIANSKMNLSQIAVAGIKQQDKIRIIQGSEWDLFTDEAKYSLLNNEFIVSSKSNRMGYRLNCDKKLNLENEISLASHGVKAGVIQVPSSGEPIVLMQDSQTTGGYPKIASIIEADLGLFSQYRFNSKVKFELVDIQTALQAKKERINHINNIKEYASEN; this is translated from the coding sequence ATGAGAATTAATAAAATTTCTGCCATAGCAAGTATTCAAGATTTAGGTAGGAAAAATTATAAACAATATGGTGTAAATGAATCAGGAGCACTAGATAAATGGAGTTTTATGCTAGGCAATGTTTTAGTAGGAAATGAGCCAAACACTCCTGCTATTGAGATAATTTTAGGCGGAATTGAAATTTATTGTGATAAGCCTATGACTTTTTGTATTAGTGGTGCAAATTATGAGGCATTTATTGACGAAAAGCCAATACATAATAATTATAGATTAAGAATTGAAGCTGGAAAAACGTTAAGACTTGTTCGTGCAATGTCAGGAATGTGTGCTTATATTTGTTGTTATGGTGGTTTTAAAGCTGATTTTGTATTAGATTCTTATTCTACAAATTTTGTAGCTGGTTTTGGTGGATATGGTGGAAGAGCGTTAAAAATTGGAGATGAGGTAATAGCAAATTCAAAAATGAATTTATCTCAAATTGCAGTAGCTGGTATAAAACAGCAAGACAAAATTAGAATAATTCAAGGTAGTGAATGGGATTTATTTACAGATGAGGCAAAGTATAGTTTATTAAATAATGAATTTATAGTATCAAGTAAAAGCAATAGAATGGGGTATAGATTAAATTGTGATAAAAAATTGAATTTAGAAAATGAAATTAGCTTAGCATCACATGGTGTAAAAGCTGGTGTGATACAAGTACCATCAAGTGGTGAGCCTATAGTATTAATGCAAGATTCTCAAACTACTGGTGGTTATCCTAAAATAGCTTCTATTATAGAGGCTGATTTAGGGTTGTTTTCTCAATATAGATTTAATTCTAAGGTTAAATTTGAATTAGTAGATATACAAACAGCATTGCAGGCAAAAAAAGAAAGAATCAATCATATTAATAATATTAAGGAGTATGCTAGTGAGAATTGA